One window from the genome of [Clostridium] celerecrescens 18A encodes:
- the glpK gene encoding glycerol kinase GlpK, producing MGRYVIALDQGTTSSRCILFDEQGNICSAAQKEFTQIFPEPGWVEHDPMEIWSSQLSVTMEAMGKIGAHYSDIAAIGITNQRETTVVWDKETGEPVYHAIVWQCRRTADRIEKLKHDGLEGLIVERTGLIPDAYFSGSKIEWILDHVEGVRERAERGELLFGTVDTWLIWNLTKGCIHVTDYTNASRTMLFDIHRKCWDEEILNYFRIPRCMLPEVKPSSCIYGYTSSDVMGGKIPISGAAGDQQAALFGQCCFEAGEVKNTYGTGCFLLMNTGERAVKSDHGLLTTIAASDQGNIQYALEGSVFVAGAAVQWLRDEMRMVRSASQTEEYCSAAEDTGGVYVVPAFAGLGAPYWDQYARGTIVGVTRGTSKEQFIRATVESMAYQVYDLIEAMEQDSDIHLKELKVDGGACANNFLMQFQSDLLNTEIVRPECIETTALGAAYLAGLAVGYWKSREEIKANWKVSRAFDSQMEEERRKKLVKGWKRAVKCALYWSEEEE from the coding sequence ATGGGAAGATACGTCATTGCCCTGGATCAGGGTACGACAAGTTCCAGATGTATCCTGTTCGATGAGCAGGGGAACATCTGCAGTGCAGCACAAAAGGAGTTTACTCAGATTTTTCCGGAGCCGGGCTGGGTGGAGCATGATCCTATGGAGATATGGTCCTCGCAGCTTTCCGTGACCATGGAGGCCATGGGAAAGATCGGGGCCCATTACAGCGATATAGCTGCAATCGGGATCACAAATCAGAGGGAGACGACGGTAGTCTGGGATAAGGAAACAGGGGAGCCGGTCTATCACGCAATCGTGTGGCAGTGCCGCAGGACTGCAGACAGGATTGAGAAACTAAAGCATGACGGCCTGGAGGGGCTCATTGTTGAAAGGACGGGACTGATCCCTGACGCTTACTTTTCAGGAAGCAAGATCGAATGGATCCTGGATCATGTTGAAGGGGTGCGAGAACGGGCAGAACGTGGGGAACTTCTGTTTGGAACCGTGGATACCTGGCTGATCTGGAACCTGACCAAGGGCTGCATCCATGTGACAGATTATACCAATGCATCGAGAACCATGCTTTTTGATATACACAGAAAGTGCTGGGATGAAGAGATTCTAAACTATTTCCGCATTCCCAGATGCATGCTGCCGGAGGTAAAGCCATCAAGCTGTATTTATGGCTACACATCTTCGGATGTCATGGGAGGAAAGATTCCCATTTCGGGAGCAGCAGGTGACCAGCAGGCAGCTTTGTTCGGTCAGTGCTGCTTTGAAGCGGGGGAAGTAAAGAATACCTATGGAACCGGTTGTTTCCTTCTTATGAACACAGGAGAGAGGGCGGTAAAGTCCGATCATGGTCTATTGACCACCATAGCTGCCAGTGACCAGGGAAACATCCAGTATGCCCTGGAAGGAAGCGTGTTTGTGGCAGGAGCTGCCGTACAGTGGTTAAGGGATGAGATGCGGATGGTCCGTTCTGCCTCCCAGACAGAGGAATACTGCAGCGCTGCGGAGGATACAGGGGGCGTTTATGTAGTACCGGCATTTGCAGGACTTGGGGCACCTTATTGGGATCAGTATGCAAGAGGGACCATTGTGGGAGTAACCAGAGGAACCAGCAAAGAGCAGTTTATCCGGGCAACGGTGGAATCCATGGCTTATCAGGTCTATGATCTCATTGAGGCCATGGAACAGGATTCGGATATTCATTTAAAGGAGTTAAAGGTGGACGGGGGCGCCTGCGCCAACAATTTCCTCATGCAGTTCCAGTCTGATCTGTTGAACACAGAGATCGTAAGACCGGAATGCATTGAGACGACCGCTCTTGGAGCCGCATACCTGGCCGGACTTGCGGTGGGCTATTGGAAGAGCCGGGAAGAAATCAAGGCAAACTGGAAGGTATCCAGGGCCTTTGACAGCCAGATGGAGGAAGAACGCCGGAAGAAGCTGGTAAAAGGCTGGAAGAGGGCGGTAAAATGCGCACTCTACTGGTCGGAAGAAGAGGAGTAA
- a CDS encoding MgtC/SapB family protein, whose protein sequence is MEGTYLLFGGITLSYVMIQLEYMLRIITAGLLGFLIGSERKNRNKSAGIRTHAIVAIGSALMMVVSKYGFPDIPTSDGARIAAQVVSGIGFLGAGVIFVRNNLVNGLTTAAGIWATAGVGLALGAGQYIVGILSAVLIIVMQTLTHRISYFAQVASCGCLKMTIAQKSGAVKNMEEFLEKEKVEIASVKINKNKKDEIKLEFEVIYPPGFDKGALLSKLAEENSVMAVSE, encoded by the coding sequence TTGGAGGGTACATATTTATTGTTTGGGGGAATTACCTTATCATACGTCATGATCCAGCTGGAATATATGCTGCGCATTATAACGGCTGGGCTATTAGGGTTTTTGATCGGCAGTGAGAGAAAAAACCGTAACAAATCAGCTGGAATCCGGACCCACGCCATCGTGGCGATCGGTTCAGCTCTCATGATGGTGGTATCAAAATATGGGTTTCCGGACATTCCAACCAGCGACGGAGCCAGAATCGCGGCCCAGGTGGTCAGCGGAATTGGATTTTTAGGTGCAGGGGTTATATTCGTGCGGAACAATCTGGTAAACGGACTGACGACGGCAGCCGGGATATGGGCTACCGCCGGAGTCGGGCTGGCTCTTGGGGCGGGTCAGTATATTGTGGGTATCTTGTCTGCGGTTCTCATCATCGTCATGCAGACCTTGACCCACCGGATCAGCTATTTTGCTCAGGTGGCTTCCTGCGGCTGCCTGAAGATGACCATAGCACAAAAATCAGGAGCGGTTAAAAACATGGAAGAATTTCTGGAAAAGGAAAAGGTTGAAATCGCTTCTGTGAAGATTAATAAAAATAAGAAAGATGAGATCAAACTGGAATTTGAAGTCATTTATCCGCCGGGGTTTGACAAGGGAGCCCTGCTTTCCAAACTGGCAGAAGAAAATTCAGTCATGGCAGTCAGCGAATAG